The Cystobacter fuscus DSM 2262 DNA segment ACGATGGAGCCGCGCACGGTGATGCCGTTGAGCACCATGTTGAAGATGGGCAGCGGGAAGTCGCCCGGAGGCAGGCCGTTGAGCGAGATCGTGCCGCCGCGGCGCACCATGCCGAGCGCCTGCTCGAAGGCCTTCGGAGACACCGCGGTGACCAGGACACCGTGGGCTCCACCGATCTCCTTCTTGAGGTAGGCCGCCGGATCGCCCTCGCGGCAGTTGACGGTCACAGTGGCGCCGAGCTTCCTGGCCAGTTGCAGCTTGCCCTCGTCCACGTCCACCGCCGCCACGTTCAGACCCATGGCCCGCGCGTACTGCACCGCCATGTGGCCGAGCCCGCCGATGCCGGAGATCACCACCCAGTCCCCGGGCCGGGTATCGGTGACCTTGAGGCCCTTGTAGACGGTCACGCCGGCGCACAGCACGGGGGCGATCTCGGCGAAGCTCACCTTGTCCGGCAGGCGCCCGACATAGTTGGCATTGGCCAGCGCGTACTCGGCGAAGCCGCCGTTGACCGAGTAGCCGGTGTTCTTCTGCTGCTCGCACAGGGTCTCCCAGCCCCCCAGACAGTGCTCGCAGTGACCACAGGCCGAGTACAGCCAGGGAATGCCGACCCGGTCGCCCTCCTTCACGTGGGTGACGCCCTCGCCGACCGCCACCACGTGGCCCACCCCCTCGTGGCCGGGAATGAACGGCGGACTCGGCTTGACCGGCCAGTCTCCCTCGGCGGCATGCAGATCCGTGTGGCAGACGCCGCACGCGTGGATCTTCACCAGGATGTCGCCGCGCCCGGGGCGTGGGACCTCCACTTCCTCGATCCGCAATGGCTTGCCGAACTCACGGACGACCGCGGCCTTCATGGTCTTGTTCATGTCTGGCTCCCTGTTTGTCTGTAGATGAAACGCTGCGGGTGGATGCGTCGGTGCCTGCCTAGAAGAAACCCAGTGCCTTGGGGGAGTAGCTGACGAGCAGGTTCTTGGTCTGCTGGTAGTGGCTCAGCATCATCCGGTGGTTCTCACGGCCGATGCCGGACTGCTTGTAGCCCCCGAAGGCCGCGTGCGCCGGGTACTGGTGGTAGCAGTTGGTCCAGACGCGGCCGGCCTGCACCTCGCGGCCGACCCGGTACGCGGTCGACGCGTCGCGGGTCCACACGCCAGCGCCGAGGCCATACAGCGTGTCGTTCGCGATCTTCAGCGCATCGTCCAGGTCCTTGAAGGACGTGACGGAGACGACCGGTCCGAAGATCTCCTCCTGGAAGATCCGCATCCGGTTGTGGCCCTGGAAGATGGTGGGCGCGACGTAGTAGCCGTTCTCCAGCTCGCCGCCATGGCGCAGCCGCTCGCCGCCGAGCAGCAGCTTCGCGCCCTCCTGCTTGCCGATGTCCACGTACGAGAGGATCTTCTCGAGCTGATCGTTGGACGCCTGGGCGCCGAGCATCGTGGCGGTGTCGAGCGGGTTGCCCGTCTTGATCTTCTTCGTGCGCTCGATCGCCCGCTCCAGGAACTCCGAGTAGATCTTCTCGCTGACGAGCGCGCGCGAGGGGCAGGTGCAGACCTCGCCCTGGTTGAGGGCGAACATGGCGAAGCCCTCCATCGCCTTGTCCGCGAAGTCATCGTTCCTCGCGAAGATGTCGTCGAAGAAGAGGTTGGGCGACTTGCCGCCGAGCTCGAGCGTCACCGGAATCAGGTTCTCGGACGCGTACTGCATGATGAGCCGGCCGGTGGTGGTCTCGCCGGTGAAGGCCACCTTCGCCACGCGCTTGTTCATGGCGAGTGGCTTGCCCGCCTCCACGCCAAAGCCATTCACGATGTTGAGCACGCCGGGCGGGAGGAGATCGCCCACGAGCTCCGCGAGCATGAGGATCGACACGGGGGTCTGCTCCGCCGGCTTGAGCACGACGCAGTTGCCGGCGGCGAGCGCCGGGGCGAGCTTCCACGCGGCCATGAGCAGCGGGAAGTTCCAGGGGATGATCTGCGCCACCACGCCGAGCGGCTCGTGGAAGTGGTAGGCGACCGTGTCCGCGTCCAGCTCCGACAGGCTGCCTTCCTGCGCGCGGATGCAGCCGGCGAAGTAGCGGAAGTGGTCCACCGTCAGCGGCAGGTCGGCGGCGAGCGTCTCGCGGATGGGCTTGCCGTTGTCCCACGTCTCCGCGATCGCGAGCTTCTCGAGGTTCTGCTCGATGCGGTCCGCGATCTTGTTGAGGAGGAGCGCGCGCTCGGCGGGCGAGGTCTTCCCCCAGGCCGTCTTCGCGCG contains these protein-coding regions:
- the adhP gene encoding alcohol dehydrogenase AdhP, which encodes MNKTMKAAVVREFGKPLRIEEVEVPRPGRGDILVKIHACGVCHTDLHAAEGDWPVKPSPPFIPGHEGVGHVVAVGEGVTHVKEGDRVGIPWLYSACGHCEHCLGGWETLCEQQKNTGYSVNGGFAEYALANANYVGRLPDKVSFAEIAPVLCAGVTVYKGLKVTDTRPGDWVVISGIGGLGHMAVQYARAMGLNVAAVDVDEGKLQLARKLGATVTVNCREGDPAAYLKKEIGGAHGVLVTAVSPKAFEQALGMVRRGGTISLNGLPPGDFPLPIFNMVLNGITVRGSIVGTRLDLQESLEFAAQGKVKATVSTDKLENINDVFKRMHAGKIEGRVVLDLGA
- the exaC gene encoding acetaldehyde dehydrogenase ExaC, with translation MSSKVYAAPNTSGSPVQFKSRYANYIGGEWTPPKRGQYFENISPVTGRVFCEVPRSDASDIEAALDAAHRAKTAWGKTSPAERALLLNKIADRIEQNLEKLAIAETWDNGKPIRETLAADLPLTVDHFRYFAGCIRAQEGSLSELDADTVAYHFHEPLGVVAQIIPWNFPLLMAAWKLAPALAAGNCVVLKPAEQTPVSILMLAELVGDLLPPGVLNIVNGFGVEAGKPLAMNKRVAKVAFTGETTTGRLIMQYASENLIPVTLELGGKSPNLFFDDIFARNDDFADKAMEGFAMFALNQGEVCTCPSRALVSEKIYSEFLERAIERTKKIKTGNPLDTATMLGAQASNDQLEKILSYVDIGKQEGAKLLLGGERLRHGGELENGYYVAPTIFQGHNRMRIFQEEIFGPVVSVTSFKDLDDALKIANDTLYGLGAGVWTRDASTAYRVGREVQAGRVWTNCYHQYPAHAAFGGYKQSGIGRENHRMMLSHYQQTKNLLVSYSPKALGFF